A part of Terriglobus roseus genomic DNA contains:
- a CDS encoding DUF4129 domain-containing protein codes for MIFSQGARRWLLVMASIGLGLCARAQMPALTPPQGLPSLQDVSVEEYRHHLDQLRGLVADCGRVVTACNPESVGNDDRVHPLQGQPYAVRYGWLRTLMDDRDPAVHRSRTELLAQAEQRLSEQEEDLDHPKSASPLKQEDRVQRDRVLASKEFEVVHEYSWRERASAWLSEKLARIFGGAASLGRIAPWLGKALEWGSLLAAITLLVLWIYRTLDRQRTALGKLTGEVSKREAIEASRAWAELAQIHATNGEWRDAVHCLYWATIVLLEERRTLRRSDTRTPREVLQLLVVSPQLREPLAAQTVAFERIWYGFAQATQEDYESAQQSYRSVKGVAMGAAI; via the coding sequence ATGATCTTTTCGCAAGGTGCCCGTCGATGGCTTTTGGTGATGGCGTCTATTGGACTCGGCTTGTGCGCCCGAGCGCAGATGCCCGCGTTGACTCCGCCACAGGGTCTGCCTTCGTTGCAGGACGTTTCCGTAGAAGAGTATCGGCATCATCTGGATCAGTTACGTGGTCTGGTAGCGGATTGCGGGCGTGTCGTAACTGCGTGCAATCCCGAGAGCGTTGGAAATGACGATCGCGTTCATCCACTGCAAGGTCAACCCTATGCTGTGCGTTATGGATGGCTCCGGACGTTGATGGATGATCGTGATCCCGCAGTGCATCGTTCACGTACCGAATTGCTTGCACAAGCAGAACAACGATTGAGCGAACAGGAAGAAGATCTGGATCATCCAAAGTCTGCTTCGCCTCTGAAACAGGAAGATCGTGTGCAGCGTGATCGTGTGCTGGCTTCGAAAGAGTTTGAAGTAGTGCATGAATATTCTTGGCGAGAGCGTGCCAGCGCATGGCTGTCAGAGAAGCTAGCGCGCATCTTCGGTGGTGCAGCTTCGCTTGGCCGGATTGCTCCATGGCTTGGGAAAGCCCTGGAATGGGGATCGTTGCTTGCAGCGATTACGTTGCTCGTCCTCTGGATCTATCGCACACTGGACCGGCAACGTACTGCGCTTGGAAAACTGACCGGTGAAGTATCGAAGCGCGAAGCCATAGAAGCTTCTCGCGCGTGGGCTGAATTGGCGCAGATACATGCGACAAACGGAGAATGGCGCGACGCGGTTCATTGTCTTTATTGGGCAACCATCGTTCTGTTGGAAGAACGCCGTACTCTGCGTCGGAGTGATACACGCACACCGCGAGAGGTGCTCCAACTGTTGGTTGTCTCTCCACAGTTGCGTGAGCCGTTGGCTGCGCAGACGGTTGCGTTTGAACGCATCTGGTATGGCTTTGCCCAAGCGACGCAGGAAGATTATGAATCGGCGCAGCAAAGTTATCGCAGCGTCAAGGGCGTTGCCATGGGAGCGGCGATATGA
- a CDS encoding M1 family metallopeptidase has translation METTTTESPHLTPSALLERLYSVIPMPGTQAYTVRMRLRFLPFVFAVAVTASAQRLPSDVHPEHYSLHLTPNLKAATFTGEETIDLTLDSPKTAITLNAIELKINSVKVIRQRIADAQKQELGQTGTVSYDTSKEQATFTFASPLPAGRVSLSIQFTGILNDKLRGFYLSKTAKRNYAVTQFEATDARRAFPSFDEPAMKATFDLAMTIDNGDTVIANTNMTSDKPADNGMHTQTFATSPKMSTYLLAFQVGDWTCSKGESDGIPIRVCSTPDKVALTPFAVKAAEHFLHYYDQYFGVKYAMPKLDLIGIPDFEAGAMENWGCITYRETALLVDEKHSSLSDRKNVAIVVAHEMAHQWFGDLVTMKWWDNLWLNEGFATWMESKAVHEWQPTWGVLEDEAQTLNSTLNLDAAAQTRAIRSKADTPEEINEQFDGIAYGKAGAVIGMVEHYVGEGAFQSGVHNYMEAHKFGNATAEDFWGAQTKASSKPVDAVMESFVAQPGEPLLTFTANGKGSYAVKQSRFFLNPPATKPIQSWSIPICPTNGTCQVIRANTDVTATAPEDLRNASARGYYRSNYDTATLQSVLQHAPSYTAPERILLVGDRYALLRSGEGSVGEYMQLVQALRADPSAQVLQQSVGGLGSLRTRVATDQQSDQIEGWVRNQFGPVYHSLGKASSSESVEAEQRRVTLFSLLGGAKDPTVLTQANTIANAYLSGDNKVDPELAQSALAIAAQHGDAALYDRMQKVAQTSTDPNQQTQALYLLASFEDPALVKRTLDDVAAGKVRNQDSWILLSILLQSRKTRQQTWTYIKEHWDAIHAQLTTSSGNRLVSATGAFCSQEEHDDVQQFFASHKVESSDRALRDALNSINSCVRFRGQQQPGLQQWLSTASH, from the coding sequence GTGGAGACGACGACAACTGAGTCGCCACACTTGACACCGAGCGCGCTGCTGGAACGCCTCTACTCCGTGATACCCATGCCGGGGACTCAGGCATACACTGTCCGCATGCGTCTTCGTTTTCTCCCGTTTGTTTTTGCAGTTGCAGTCACAGCTTCGGCACAGCGACTTCCCTCGGATGTTCATCCCGAGCATTACTCGCTGCATCTCACGCCCAATCTGAAGGCAGCAACATTCACAGGCGAAGAGACGATTGATCTAACGCTGGACTCGCCGAAGACTGCGATCACGCTGAATGCGATCGAGCTGAAGATCAACAGTGTGAAGGTAATTCGCCAGCGCATCGCAGACGCGCAGAAGCAGGAACTGGGACAAACGGGAACCGTAAGTTACGACACCAGCAAGGAACAAGCGACATTCACCTTTGCCTCGCCGCTTCCTGCGGGAAGAGTATCGCTCTCTATTCAGTTCACTGGCATCCTGAACGATAAGCTGCGCGGCTTCTATCTCTCCAAGACCGCGAAGCGCAACTATGCAGTCACACAGTTCGAGGCGACCGATGCACGTCGCGCCTTCCCCAGCTTCGACGAACCTGCGATGAAGGCAACGTTCGATCTGGCCATGACCATCGACAACGGCGATACCGTAATCGCCAATACGAACATGACCAGCGATAAGCCTGCGGACAACGGCATGCACACGCAGACCTTCGCCACCTCGCCGAAGATGTCCACATATCTTCTGGCCTTTCAGGTAGGCGATTGGACCTGCTCCAAAGGCGAGTCCGATGGTATTCCCATCCGCGTCTGCTCCACGCCAGACAAGGTCGCACTAACACCCTTCGCGGTGAAGGCAGCGGAACACTTCCTGCATTACTACGACCAATACTTCGGCGTGAAGTACGCAATGCCCAAGCTCGACCTCATCGGCATCCCTGACTTCGAGGCAGGCGCGATGGAGAACTGGGGTTGCATCACCTACCGCGAAACCGCACTACTCGTGGATGAGAAACACTCTTCTCTGAGCGACCGCAAGAACGTGGCAATCGTCGTGGCGCACGAGATGGCGCATCAGTGGTTCGGCGACCTCGTCACCATGAAGTGGTGGGACAACCTATGGCTGAACGAGGGCTTTGCCACATGGATGGAGTCCAAGGCAGTGCACGAGTGGCAGCCAACATGGGGCGTGCTTGAGGACGAAGCCCAGACCCTCAACAGCACACTGAACCTGGATGCAGCCGCACAGACGCGAGCCATCCGCAGTAAGGCAGATACACCAGAGGAGATCAACGAGCAGTTCGACGGCATCGCATATGGCAAAGCAGGTGCAGTCATCGGCATGGTGGAGCACTACGTTGGTGAAGGTGCCTTCCAGAGCGGCGTACACAACTACATGGAAGCCCACAAGTTCGGTAATGCCACGGCGGAGGACTTCTGGGGCGCGCAGACCAAGGCCAGCAGCAAGCCAGTCGATGCCGTCATGGAGAGCTTCGTAGCACAGCCTGGTGAACCACTGCTCACCTTCACCGCTAACGGCAAAGGTAGCTACGCAGTGAAGCAGAGCCGCTTCTTCCTCAACCCTCCGGCAACGAAGCCTATCCAGTCTTGGTCCATTCCCATCTGCCCCACGAACGGAACATGCCAGGTGATCCGCGCTAACACCGACGTTACGGCAACTGCACCGGAAGACCTGCGTAACGCCAGCGCCCGAGGCTACTACCGCAGCAACTACGACACAGCCACCTTACAGTCCGTGCTGCAACACGCACCGTCTTACACTGCACCCGAACGCATCCTGCTGGTGGGTGACCGTTACGCACTGCTCCGCTCCGGAGAAGGCTCGGTCGGTGAGTACATGCAACTGGTGCAAGCGCTACGAGCAGACCCAAGCGCGCAAGTACTACAGCAATCGGTAGGCGGCCTCGGCTCACTCCGCACCCGTGTCGCCACCGACCAGCAGTCGGATCAGATAGAGGGGTGGGTGAGGAACCAGTTTGGCCCCGTCTACCACTCACTGGGAAAAGCTTCCTCGTCAGAGTCAGTCGAAGCGGAGCAACGTCGTGTCACATTGTTCAGCTTGCTTGGTGGTGCGAAAGATCCCACTGTACTGACTCAGGCAAATACCATTGCCAACGCCTATCTCAGCGGCGATAACAAGGTAGACCCCGAGCTTGCACAGTCTGCGTTGGCTATCGCAGCGCAACATGGAGATGCGGCTTTGTACGACCGCATGCAGAAAGTCGCGCAGACCAGCACCGATCCCAACCAGCAGACACAGGCGTTGTATCTTCTGGCATCGTTCGAAGACCCTGCGCTAGTGAAGCGTACTTTGGATGATGTAGCTGCCGGCAAGGTCCGCAATCAGGATAGTTGGATACTTCTCTCAATCCTGTTGCAGTCACGCAAGACACGTCAGCAGACATGGACGTATATCAAAGAGCATTGGGATGCGATCCACGCACAGTTGACGACTAGCAGCGGTAATCGTCTGGTATCTGCAACGGGAGCGTTCTGCTCGCAGGAAGAACATGACGATGTGCAACAGTTCTTCGCTTCGCATAAAGTGGAATCCTCAGACCGTGCTTTGCGTGACGCGTTGAATAGCATCAACAGTTGCGTACGGTTCCGCGGCCAGCAACAACCGGGCCTGCAACAGTGGCTGTCGACTGCTTCACACTAG
- a CDS encoding bactofilin family protein, translating to MWKPNTPGSGAATPSTPEPVRPSQPAVSSYEQQPSTRTASPQAPAATGEQATIGKSLMIKGEVTGSESLYIDGRIEGTINLPGNRVTVGRNGQVAANISAREIVVLGKVRGNCQASDRIDIRSEGSLTGDVIAARISIEDGAFFKGGIDIRKPGDPKAAAAAAASAPAEQGQLVGVESAS from the coding sequence ATGTGGAAACCCAACACTCCCGGCTCCGGCGCTGCCACACCCTCCACCCCAGAACCCGTTCGTCCCAGCCAGCCTGCTGTGTCGTCGTATGAACAGCAGCCCAGCACCCGCACTGCCAGCCCGCAGGCACCTGCAGCTACCGGTGAGCAGGCCACCATTGGCAAGAGCCTGATGATCAAGGGCGAAGTTACCGGATCGGAATCGCTCTACATCGATGGCCGCATTGAAGGCACCATCAACCTTCCCGGCAACCGCGTGACCGTTGGCCGCAATGGCCAGGTTGCAGCGAACATCTCTGCCCGCGAGATCGTGGTCCTGGGCAAGGTTCGCGGAAACTGCCAGGCAAGCGACCGCATTGATATCCGCAGCGAAGGCTCGCTGACGGGTGACGTGATTGCAGCCCGCATCTCCATTGAGGACGGCGCGTTCTTCAAGGGCGGCATCGACATCCGCAAGCCCGGCGACCCGAAGGCTGCCGCTGCTGCCGCCGCATCCGCACCGGCCGAACAGGGCCAGCTTGTTGGCGTGGAATCGGCTTCGTAA